One window from the genome of Asterias rubens chromosome 11, eAstRub1.3, whole genome shotgun sequence encodes:
- the LOC117296610 gene encoding creatinase-like, translated as MHFLWITFTSFQFLRRNQCGDTVIYTDWQSGNYWRAVEQELGHVKGKVGCEFDHIPLQDFKNFQNAVPGAQVIDIAEPSMFMRMIKSPEEIALIRESARVGDIGGDVGRAALAAGTPEYEVAMAAQGAMVREIAKTYPHTELRDTWSWVQGGINTDGAHNSVTTRPFVSGDIVSLNMFPMISGYYTSLERTMFLDHATDEHFRLWEINCKVHRRGMELIKPGVKCKDVALELNEIYRKYDLLKYRTFGYGHTFGVMCHYYGREAGLEFREDIETVLEPNMVVSMEPMITIPEGQPGAGGYRELNILVVNETGAENITRFPFGPEHNIVKN; from the exons ATGCATTTCCTTTGGATCACCTTTACAAGTTTTCAATTTCTCAGGAGGAATCAATGTGGAGATACAGTCATCTACACCGATTGGCAAAGCGGGAattattggagagctgttgaacaGGAACTCGGGCACGTCAAAGGGAAG GTAGGATGTGAGTTCGACCATATTCCTCTACAAGACTTCAAGAACTTCCAAAATGCCGTCCCGGGTGCTCAGGTGATCGACATTGCTGAGCCCAGCATGTTTATGCGCATGATCAAATCGCCAGAGGAGATAGCCCTGATCAGAGAGAGCGCTCGGGTCGGTGACATCGGCGGGGACGTTGGGCGCGCGGCGTTGGCTGCAGGTACTCCTGAGTACGAGGTTGCAATGGCGGCTCAGGGGGCGATGGTTAGAGAGATTGCGAAGACGTATCCACATACGGAACTGAGAGACA CTTGGTCTTGGGTTCAAGGTGGTATAAACACCGACGGTGCTCATAACTCTGTCACAACCAGACCTTTTGTGAGTGGAGACATTGTGAGCCTCAACATGTTTCCAATGATCAGTGG TTACTATACATCATTGGAGCGTACCATGTTCCTCGACCACGCCACAGACGAGCATTTCCGTCTCTGGGAGATCAACTGCAAGGTGCACCGACGGGGCATGGAGCTCATCAAACCCGGTGTAAAATGCAAGGACGTCGCGCTGGAGCTCAATGAGATCTACCGGAAGTACGATCTGTTGAAGTATCGTACTTTCGGCTACGGACATACCTTCGGGGTAATGTGCCATTATTACGGACGGGAGGCAG GTTTGGAGTTTCGTGAGGATATTGAAACAGTCCTTGAGCCCAACATGGTTGTCTCCATGGAACCGATGATAACCATTCCAGAGGGTCAGCCTGGAGCGGGAGGCTACAGGGAACTCAACATCCTAGTCGTAAACGAGACTGGAGCGGAGAATATCACACGCTTTCCGTTTGGTCCCGAGCACAACATCGTGAAGAATTAG